In the Zingiber officinale cultivar Zhangliang chromosome 5A, Zo_v1.1, whole genome shotgun sequence genome, GATGGAGGTGCCTTTACCTTCAGCGGCACCGACGACTTGCTGAAAGTCCTCTAACAACCCTTCAACATCATCCCTGTTTCAGGTCCGTGCTTTTTTTTCCTTGTCTGTTTGCAGTTATCTATTTTTATGATCCCCAAAACTATTGAATTTGGATAAACGAATCATGGTTATGCTTTTTGaagaatgaaatatttagtaTTTCCTAACTTTTTGGAGAACCAACTCAGGCAGTTTAATTGACTGATGATGATTGTTGTGTGTAGACCAATTGTTCGCCCAAATGCTTAAGAGAACGAAATGCAATATCTGTCATTCATAATCTAGGTGTCTGCTGAAATCTATCATGACCTCTCTATTGATTTTCAAATCAATCATAATATCTCCAATCTGTCGAGTAAGGTAATGAACACGACATTGTTGATTCTTCTTGTATATGATACTAAATGAAAAGCATGCAAAGCTAGATTCCCACAAAGAAATAATTTATACAATTGTAATAACTCATTATTTATATGGTGGTATACTTTAAACAATTGTCGacctattttgaaattttaaaaaggcACAACAAAATCTgcaaatagaaaatttttaagacTATCTACATTATCTATCTGGAATCTTCAACAGACGATAAAAATGTGATTGATTTCTATTTCCTATCTCTGTTTCAGGTCTTGCTAGTTCTATTGAGTACATTCCAAATGCAAGAGTTCCTCTGCTTAAATACATTAGTAGGCAACataatatttcttttgatgtctcCGTTAATAATCATCTTGGTGTAATGAAGTCCAACGTTCTTAAATGGCTATCTGAAATAGATGACCGTTTCCGTGACATGGTTTTAGTGGTTAGCATTTATTGTAAGCATTTTTTAAAGTGTTATTAGAtttctttgtgatgttattcCATTCCTTTTCTCAGTTGAAGGAGTGGGCTAAAGCACAAGATATTAATGATCCAAAGTCTGGGAGTTTAAGTTCCTATGCCCTTTGTTTGTTGGTTATATTCCATTTTCAGGTAAAGTCGTGAGTTTGTGATTCTTTTCTACTCATTTCTTGATGCAATATCAACTATCAAATTCTTTTCTAGAATCCTTGGTGTTGTTTTACTTTTTCTTTATCAGACCTGCGAACCACCAATTTTCCCACCACTGCGAGCaataattaatgaagaaagaaTTTCTGATCGAGGTATATATCTTCTAGAGCCTTGAAACATCTTTATTTCTTACGTCTTTTTTGCATGCCTGCATGTCTATAATTATGATATAGGCCTTTCCTTAGTGTATGTGTATTTTCTACTGTTTGTTGctgcaggatggagtaacttGTCTAGGAGTCCTTTTGAGGATGTGTGTTCCATAAATATACAGAGGTTCAGATCTAGCAGAATCATAAACCAAAGCTCTCTTGCTCAACTTTTGCTGTCCTTTTTCGACAAGGTGCGATCTTTTAGATTCATGGCTAGTTACCTAATTGTACAACATTTAGCATTTTAGACTGAGCAAGTCTCGATTTTCTTATCTTGAATTTATATAAAGTAGGCTATGATAGAAAGAGGCTGTCGGGATATTGATCAATATTAAATCTCTATGTGCAGTTTTCAGATATTAGAACTTCTGGTTCAGATTATAGCATCGCGACATATGAAGGACAACAAAAAAGCCATTGTTTTTGTAGATCACTGCCCCTGATTGTAAGATTGTTGATGTTTCTGCTGAAATTTCTTGGAATGATTACTTGTAGTCTATAGCTAGTTGATGATCTTTCAACTTTATATATAGAGGATCCTTTCGAGCGAATGGAAAATGCTGCTAGAACAGTCTGCTGGGTTGAACTACCTAAGATATCAAATGCATTTCAGAATTCACACAATAAGCTTTCGTCTGGTTCGGTGCTCTCTGATTGTGACTCCTTGCTCTCTCTTTTGACTAGGCCTTTCCTTGCTTGTAAGTTTCATGAGCAGCAATCGTCAACACATTGCATCTGTTTTATTTGATTATGTGAAAGATAACATTTTCTTTAATGCAAGAACATGACTTGTTCATTCGACTATGTGGTTCCAGGTTGGTAAGCACAACCTTGTGTTGACTTTAGAGATTGAAAATTGATGTAATTAGCATGTTTTTCTGGTGCTATAATCCAATGATATAATTTATTCTTCCAATGCGAGTAAACATTGTCAGATTCCTTTATACTCCTTTATGTATCAGATTTCTTATGATTATTTCTAATTGCCTTCTCATTTTTCTGGTCATAGAGATCGAGCGGATAGAAGAAATACTTGCAATGCCGAATGGAAAGGTTAGTTTGCATCTAGTTTAGCTTTTTCCCTCTTAATGGAACATTCTTGAGATAGAAATGAGTGCAAAGTAAGTCTGTCAATATCTTAATTGTCTCGGAAGAAGTCTATTATGTCACTTGTGCTGGGCTACTGTATAATTTGAatacttaattctatatttttcccTCTACTTGATATTATAACTGTTTCTCTTTGAAAGTACCCTTAATCTTAGTCCTTCATCTCATATAAACTTTATTCACAGATTATTAGTCTTGATGAAGCTCATACCTCTTGGGTGCTTGACAGATAAGTAGATTAGAAATCTTTGTTTTCTTAAACACGctaatgattttattttatttccagACACTTGATGGTGAAACAAGACCTATCGGAGCTTAGTTTCTAcaatgctacaacagatttatcTGAGAATCCCTTATCCCTCCTTTGAGATAATAATTGTTGATTAAGAATCACCCACTAGTGGGAATTACATGAAACCCTTGATCAAGTTGTATCCGCTATTGATTGAATAAGTTAATTAAAGTTGCAAGTTGAGCCTGTACTTTCACTAAGACTAGAAACTTTATCCTTTAATCAAGTAGTAGCTTCTTGATGGAGTTTATTTAGCATATGAAACTCATTTAAGATTTATGTTTGTTGTTCAATGTTTTTTTTACCTCATACTTGttataattttttgtttataatgCATTGGACCTTATTTAACattgtttaaattttaaagtgtGTATTTAAATAGATATATAACAAGTAGCCTTATTGAAGAAACCACAGTGCCAAAGAGGAACATTATTGCAGTCATTCAAAGGTTCAATATCCAAGTTAGCAATTTGACTCAAGTAAGTTTTACAATAGCTTCTTTATATATCTATACTTACATGTTAGATTTTCCCTTGAATTGTTGTCAATCAATAGAATAATGATGCACTACCATGATCTCACCTACCAATTCTCTTTAAATGCTCTCTGATGTCGATCTCTCCATTCACTCATTTCAGCACCAACAAAGAGCTAGCTTCATATACATCAACAATCACCCTATTCTTCATGTAAGATATATAGAtagacttttatttttttttaattttcttgtatACCAGTGCTATCGATGTTGTTTTCTTACATGTAGAACTACAATAAACGGAAAGAAAGGTAGTAGTATTCAGATTGACATTTGCTTGTCGCCAAACTCAACACCACAATCAGAAAGCACGAAGAAGAACTACaattaagtgcaatcctacatggcatgaaccaccattcaaagtttctagtctttggctattgttcattagttgtaaatagagtttatttgtttatttgtattgggataaattttatttgaacatgagatatatttcttcttttatgattgtaattcttgtataactaacaGTTTGAATGATTTTGATGTAGGAAataatattctttcttgattatgattctttattatatatttaaattgaaatctgatatattggtattaaaaaataataatttaaaagacaacagtttaaaactGTTATTGTTTTCTATCACTCTCAAAGACGAcgattaaaaactgttgtcgtagctcCAAAAACGATTGTAACATGCAGAAAAATGATCtaaataacaacggttttaaatcattgtcttttcattcaaagacaacggtttaaaactgttgcaaaattgttgtcttttcattcaaagacaacggtttaaaatcgttgtcgtagccccccacttttaacaacactgtcaattacaacggttttaaagggcctatgacaacgatttttaaccgttgtcttttaatgtttttgtggTAGTGCTTGGTTAACTAGTTAGAAtccataaggggtagcttcagttagtttcactaagtcaaatgtatcaggttgaagccatatcttctaagacatgcatagacagagcttccctaacctactatcatacaaaactttaccagtactgtaggttaaattaaacttttgtctctttttactctaatcctaattaccctgccagttAGGTtactccccttgaattattgatcagaattttaagttttagttttgagtttatgtcgattacttttgtaattataatagacttgatgatagtttgagTTTGAGTTTGTTCTATAgttattttatgatttaattttggtttagttgatttagttttatagTTAGGATTTTGAATttggttatttgattttacataatatattttatttttaggtatatagtattggttaattcctacttgcatggttaggcACGCTTTTAGAGCCCGAGCTTTagtttgtgttttgttttgagttacaagtgacataaatgatttatttgttgagctggacttgtatccaagtctagATTTGTTGTATAGCTTTTTGATTTTTTAGAATTAAATCAAAGTTTTTAGATCtagttataaaattttctaacaaccctttaagtttattaattttaatttttaatattgagttttccttctcaagctttacaacttgatttggattttCAATCTGTTCCTTGAgttgttggttttcctcaaggagcattttattttgattttcattttcagttaatttttgatttaagcatgcaatgactttaaaaaactttttgcttaaattaaggcatacctcatcggaaccttcagaaacgagtacagactcgtggcttgattcgggttaggacccgtcttccgattcgttctCTAATTCTGATTTGTGGGCCATCAGTGTGAGGTAGCTTCGGTGTTTCTGATCTTCGGCATCCGATTCATCTaatgattcgtcccatgttgccttgagTACTTTCTTCttggttgttttgtttttgtcattcttcagctttgggcactcgttcttgtagtgacccttcttgttgcatccgaaataGGTCACATTTTTTGGTTCGttagtggagttgatcttctgcaagtcatttctgctgaagttcttctttctcctagtgaacatttttcttaccaagttcaccaagtattcttcatcttctgagtcttggtcagactcactTTCAAATTCGGGCTTGGTTCTTGACTTTTCCTTGGAGGCACTTGCAAAAagagcaattcctttctcggcaTGTTTtgtgttagtctgctcatgaagttcgagttcacaaaataatttgtcaagttttaatttagaaagattcttcgaaatcttgtaagcatccacgatggatgcccacagtgcatttcgagaatGTGTTCAGGACGTACCTTATAGATCGCGGTTCTCTATTTGATGGTCGATAGTGTGAAGCCCGTTAAGGATGCCCTTTATCCTCGTGTGGAGTTGACTCGCAGattctccttcttgcattttaatattaaataacttatttaagtagaggtctcgtttggttacctttgtgtcgctggttccctcgtgcagttcgatgagcttgtcccacagttcttttgcattttcatGCGAGTCGACGTGGTTCAGTTCCTCCTTTGTTAGCCCGCACTGAAgggtgttgagagctttgaagtctatttaggctttcttcttcatctccggaTTCCATTGTTCCTGGTCCATTAGATTTCTGGGGTTGTCGACGGGAGCCTTATAACCTCTGGTGAcactgaaccactggtcgaagtcagtctttaaatagacctccattcgcttcttccagtatgagaAGTCATCGCtattgaagaggggaggacggaTAGTACTGAATCCCTCGATTTGGCCATAactcttgcacacaaagaaacaagaaagaggatcccaagacttggtcttggatttagcagtgtgggagaaaaagggaaaaaaaattaagattgaattggtgttgcaccagttcagTTTAATTTTCTACGAAAAAGAATTTTCCAAAGAGGAAActataccaatttggattatgtcgaaaaacttaaaaccgaaaaaaaaacaaaaaaattttcaccccttttgcctgattggtggtggCACTAAATcatagcggtacctgctctgataccacttgttggattgtaaAGTTCGCTAAAGGGGGGAGGGGAAGTGAATAGCGATCATCAAAAATTCGTTATCGAGTAAGCAGCAgaaacagaaaaataaataacaaaatcaattttacttggttcggagtcttcgtcgactcatactccaaggcccgcacatgagagtgctttcgttgggcaacactaataatttgcaaaagtattacacaatttagtacaagaattatgaaaagaataccgacaacaagTAAAATGAAATTGAGTTGCAGGTTGTCGGGGGAGCTTCACAGTGTCGCAGGAACAGTGCGCAACAGAGCAATCGTAGAAGGAAGTTGTgtatatttgttggtgcaatatccctatgTCAAGTTTgatctggttgactaagcttgatttggctcaagcttgagtcttgatgtttgggtttcgatatttgacaatacatggagattgcagatgtaatCGTCCAATTTGGGAGATTTTTGATATAATTCCCCTTTGGTGAAGGACTGagtagtttgatgtgaa is a window encoding:
- the LOC121979954 gene encoding protein HESO1-like; the protein is MLKRTKCNICLASSIEYIPNARVPLLKYISRQHNISFDVSVNNHLGVMKSNVLKWLSEIDDRFRDMVLVLKEWAKAQDINDPKSGSLSSYALCLLVIFHFQTCEPPIFPPLRAIINEERISDRGIYLLEP